Proteins encoded by one window of Oenanthe melanoleuca isolate GR-GAL-2019-014 chromosome 20, OMel1.0, whole genome shotgun sequence:
- the SLCO4A1 gene encoding solute carrier organic anion transporter family member 4A1 gives MAMPRNSSRQNGFCFAQPLALPRASPAPGGPGRPFGAAAAGAGCSSALGNGIAAPGAASPSDSCAQPLCLPSPAQEEPFEEGIKYVSAEGEDLACGWGGFTPGCLQLCNTPKGVLFFLCVASFLQGMTVNGFINTVITSIERRFDLRSYQSGLIASSYDIAACVCLTFVSYFGGNGHKPRWLGWGVLLMGLGSLLFALPHFTTGRYEARSAAQLGLCGGNHSLPCSQAASSLSGYRFVFMLGQFLHGVGATPLYTLGVTYLDENVKTNYSPVYIAVFYTAAILGPAAGYLVGGMFLNIYTEIGREIDIAPENTLWVGAWWIGFLGAGAASLLISIPILGYPQRLPGSQRYIVMRVSEAHQLKDGSHQKASDPDFGKTVKDLPRSVLLLLKNPTFIFLCLAGATEATLIAGMSTFGPKFLESQFSLSASEAATFFGYLVVPAGGGGTFLGGFLVNKFKLRCSGIIKLCLLCTVFSLLAIFVFFIHCPNMPMAGVTQMYDGSALPGGHLNLTGACNAQCGCLQETYSPVCGTDDIMYYSPCHAGCKRVSENLRNGKKVYHECSCIDKALLPGFGKAEAGKCTSSCVKKPLLLCFMFVVILFTFLSSIPALTATLRCVSDRQRSFALGIQWIVVRTLGGIPGPIAFGSMIDKSCLLWQDQCGEQGSCYVYQNSAMSRYTLVAGLVYKVLGTTFFIVACFLYKPPPAESAPGSSDASENGTSDLQEHKPSLPAEEDI, from the exons ATGGCAATGCCGCGGAACTCCAGCAGGCAGAACGGCTTTTGCTTCGCGCAGCCCCTGGCCTTGCCCCGCGCATCGCCCGCTCCCGGCGGGCCCGGCCGGCCCTTCGGGGCAGCGGCTGCCGGGGCCGGCTGCAGCAGCGCCCTGGGCAATGGCATCGCCGCCCCGGGGGCCGCCAGCCCCTCGGACTCCTGcgcccagcccctctgcctgccctccccGGCCCAGGAGGAGCCCTTCGAAGAGGGGATTAAATACGTGTCCGCTGAAGGGGAGGACCTGGCCTGCGGCTGGGGGGGCTTCACCCCCGgctgtctgcagctctgcaacACACCCAAGGGCGTCCTGTTCTTCCTGTGCGTGGCCTCCTTCCTGCAGGGCATGACCGTGAACGGCTTCATCAACACGGTCATCACCTCCATCGAGCGCCGCTTCGACCTGCGCAGCTACCAGAGCGGGCTGATCGCCAGCTCCTACGACATCGCCGCCTGCGTCTGCCTCACCTTCGTCAGCTACTTCGGGGGCAATGGCCACAAGCCGcgctggctgggctggggcgTGCTGCTCATGGGCCTGGGCTCGCTGCTCTTCGCGCTGCCCCACTTCACCACGGGCCGCTACGAGGCGCGCTCGGCGGCCCAGCTGGGCCTGTGTGGGGGCAaccacagcctgccctgctcgCAGGCGGCCTCCAGCCTCTCCGGCTACCGGTTTGTCTTCATGCTGGGCCAGTTCCTGCACGGCGTGGGCGCCACGCCGCTCTACACGCTCGGTGTCACCTACCTGGATGAGAACGTCAAGACCAACTACTCCCCTGTGTACATTG CTGTTTTCTACACTGCTGCAATCCTTGGGCCTGCAGCGGGTTATCTGGTAGGAGGAatgtttctaaatatttataCTGAAATTGGCAGAGA GATCGACATCGCCCCCGAGAACACGCTGTGGGTGGGGGCCTGGTGGATCGGCTTCctgggggctggagctgcctccctgctcatctccatccccatcctgggCTACCCCCAGCGCCTCCCAG GGTCCCAGCGCTACATCGTGATGAGGGTGTCAGAGGCTCATCAGCTGAAGGATGGGAGCCACCAAAAAGCATCGGATCCAGACTTTGGGAAAACAGTGAAAGACCTGCCTCG GTCAGTGCTGCTACTTCTGAAGAACCCCAccttcatcttcctctgctTAGCAGGAGCAACTGAAGCCACCCTGATTGCTGGGATGTCCACATTTGGACCCAAATTCCTGGAGTCTCAGTTTAGTTTAAGTGCCTCTGAAGCTGCCACCTTTTTTG GTTATCTGGTGGTGCCAGCCGGAGGGGGAGGCACATTCCTGGGAGGATTCCTGGTGAATAAATTCAAACTGCGCTGTTCAGGAATCATcaagctgtgtttgctgtgcaCAGTGTTCAGTCTGCTGGccatatttgttttttttatccaCTGCCCTAAcatgcccatggcaggagtaACCCAGATGTATGATGGAAG TGCTTTGCCAGGTGGGCACCTCAACCTGACAGGAGCCTGCAATGCCCAGTGTGGCTGTTTGCAGGAGACCTACAGCCCTGTCTGTGGCACTGATGACATCATGTACTACTCCCCCTGCCATGCTGGCTGCAAAAGGGTGTCTGAAAACCTCAGGAATGGCAAGAAG GTCTACCACGAGTGTAGCTGTATTGACAAagccctcctgcctggctttggcaaagcagaggcagggaaatgCACCTCCTCCTGTGTTAAAAAGCCCTTGCTCCTGTGCTTCATGTTCGTGGTCATCCTCTTCACCTTCCTGAGCAGCATTCCTGCCCTGACTGCCACTCTGAG GTGTGTCTCCGACAGACAAAGGTCCTTTGCCCTCGGGATCCAGTGGATTGTGGTACGAACACTAG GAGGCATCCCTGGCCCCATTGCCTTTGGATCCATGATTGATAagtcctgcctgctctggcaggACCAGTGTGGTGAGCAGGGCTCCTGCTACGTTTACCAGAACTCAGCCATGAGCCGATACACCCTCGTCGCTGGACTGGTCTACAAG gtgCTCGGGACAACCTTCTTCATAGTGGCCTGTTTCCTCTACAAGCCCCCACCTGCAGAgtcagccccaggcagctcagATGCATCCGAAAATGGCACCAGTGACCTCCAGGAGCACAAGCCTTCACTGCCAGCTGAAGAGGATATTTAG